One stretch of Candidatus Tumulicola sp. DNA includes these proteins:
- a CDS encoding ATP-binding protein — protein sequence MAISSRHRTERRAEGARIAELGALSTPLVALAKARLAAPLLYLELTGLDSVPVRSRRATREACLRAVASALRSAAGSVLRKNDVVAAGPGAQWFVALLVDRAVSAPAKREIDESEVGAIAQRLRVLSAGALQALHRSGDLSAKIGVRCGWTVLDPVDVQRPLADLRQAVRGASVVARLEAQRATVLAAVTHELRTPLTSIVGYVERLGGSKVTVEQRDRFCAIIASEARRLHRLVDGLIDLGAWTAGKISLRRERVSLRELVAGAWEAVAPIAAPRGVSMTLSGEADAEADPERMLQVLINVLENAARHAPPSSVVTAQVSAPGGRRVVIIADKGGGFEPRVRRTFGLPYVRGTNGRTGLGLAISRLLVEAHGGKMKVGGGTKGGRVTIELP from the coding sequence TTGGCTATAAGCTCACGACACCGCACTGAACGGCGCGCGGAGGGCGCGCGCATCGCTGAGCTTGGCGCTCTGAGCACGCCGCTCGTCGCGCTCGCAAAGGCGCGTTTAGCGGCGCCGTTGCTCTACTTGGAACTGACCGGGCTCGATAGCGTGCCTGTGCGGAGCCGGCGCGCGACCCGGGAAGCCTGCCTGCGCGCGGTCGCGTCGGCGTTGCGCTCCGCGGCCGGCAGCGTGTTGCGTAAGAACGACGTCGTCGCTGCCGGGCCAGGCGCGCAGTGGTTCGTCGCGCTGCTGGTGGATCGAGCGGTGTCTGCGCCGGCCAAGCGCGAGATCGACGAATCGGAAGTGGGCGCGATCGCGCAGCGGCTGCGGGTCCTATCCGCCGGCGCTTTGCAAGCGTTGCATCGCTCGGGCGATCTGTCCGCCAAGATCGGCGTTCGATGCGGCTGGACGGTTCTGGATCCGGTCGACGTGCAAAGGCCGTTGGCAGATCTGCGTCAAGCCGTGCGCGGCGCGAGCGTCGTCGCGCGCCTCGAGGCGCAGCGCGCTACCGTTCTGGCGGCAGTGACGCACGAGCTGCGCACACCGCTGACGTCGATCGTCGGCTATGTCGAACGGCTTGGTGGCTCGAAGGTGACGGTCGAGCAACGCGATCGATTCTGCGCCATCATCGCCTCCGAGGCTCGCAGGCTGCACCGTCTCGTGGACGGGTTGATCGACCTCGGGGCGTGGACCGCCGGTAAGATCTCGCTGCGCCGCGAGCGGGTCTCGTTGCGCGAACTCGTGGCGGGTGCGTGGGAGGCGGTGGCGCCCATCGCCGCACCCCGGGGCGTGAGCATGACGCTTTCGGGCGAGGCCGATGCCGAGGCAGACCCCGAGCGGATGCTCCAGGTGCTGATCAACGTTTTGGAAAACGCGGCGCGCCACGCTCCGCCGAGCAGCGTCGTGACTGCGCAGGTCAGCGCCCCTGGCGGCCGCCGCGTTGTGATCATCGCCGACAAAGGCGGAGGCTTCGAGCCGCGCGTGCGGCGCACGTTCGGCTTGCCCTACGTGCGCGGCACGAACGGCCGCACCGGACTGGGGCTCGCGATCTCGCGCTTGCTGGTGGAGGCGCACGGCGGCAAGATGAAGGTCGGGGGCGGAACGAAAGGTGGACGCGTGACGATCGAATTACCATGA
- a CDS encoding peptidase E, which translates to MRQVIAIGGGGVTAEPYNPLLDRYIIEQAGKDRPKVCWLPTASGDGIVGIAAFLSAYTALPCQPSVLSLFRQTIPDAGAHLLAQDVILVGGGNTRNMLTLWRLWGIDTVLKEGYDRGILLCGVSAGSICWFEEGVTDSWAGELRPIAGLGFLKGSNCPHYDVEPGRRPTYQRLVGSGSMRPGYAADDGVALHYRDDVLYAIVSAKADAKAYRLETGDAGVSETVMKPTYL; encoded by the coding sequence ATGAGACAGGTCATCGCCATCGGCGGGGGCGGGGTCACGGCAGAACCGTACAACCCGCTGCTCGACCGCTACATCATCGAACAGGCCGGCAAGGACCGGCCGAAAGTCTGCTGGCTGCCCACTGCGAGCGGTGACGGCATCGTGGGGATCGCCGCATTCCTCTCGGCATACACCGCGCTGCCGTGCCAGCCGTCCGTCCTCTCGTTGTTCCGGCAAACGATTCCAGATGCCGGCGCGCATCTGCTGGCCCAGGACGTCATCTTGGTGGGCGGCGGCAACACTCGCAACATGCTGACCCTTTGGCGGCTCTGGGGAATCGACACGGTCCTCAAAGAGGGATACGACCGCGGCATCCTGCTGTGCGGGGTGAGCGCGGGGTCGATCTGCTGGTTTGAGGAGGGCGTCACCGACTCGTGGGCGGGCGAGCTACGGCCGATTGCAGGGTTGGGTTTTCTTAAGGGCAGCAACTGCCCGCATTACGATGTCGAGCCGGGCCGGCGGCCGACCTATCAACGCCTCGTCGGCAGCGGAAGCATGCGGCCGGGCTATGCCGCGGACGACGGCGTGGCGTTGCACTATCGCGACGACGTCCTTTACGCGATCGTCAGCGCCAAAGCCGACGCGAAGGCATATCGGCTCGAAACAGGTGACGCCGGTGTTTCTGAGACTGTGATGAAACCCACGTATCTTTAG
- a CDS encoding glycoside hydrolase family 125 protein, giving the protein MSSLAAFVPASATELDAISKAAAEFHGGAIDTGQIYTQCLLSTVRNDVTFEPDQTTYVITGDIGAMWLRDASAQVRPYLYFAEDAAVKSMLRGVILRAARSLALDPYANAFNRDYKVAEEKYELDSLLYPISFAWMYWKKTNDATIFTPEVKAAYEKAIALMQLERDHSLSRYRHRELPNGGAGSTTGYTGMVWTGFRPSDDAAQYGYNIPEEMFAVVALDELHEIEDKVWRDPGESMQVASLRAGIIDGINKYGIVFSPKYGYIYAYEVDGLGHSVLMDDANVPSLLSIPYLGYTPINGPIYTNTRHFVLSEDNPFYFSGKLARGVGSPHTPKGYVWPLALVMQALTSSDPAELKGVLAELLASDTGEHLLHESFDPNDPSKYTRSNFGWPCSLFSELVLDRVMGETPLPSPAN; this is encoded by the coding sequence TTGTCGAGTCTCGCTGCGTTCGTACCCGCCAGCGCGACCGAGCTTGACGCCATTTCGAAGGCCGCGGCCGAGTTCCACGGCGGTGCGATCGACACCGGGCAGATCTACACGCAGTGCCTGCTGTCCACGGTGCGCAACGACGTGACGTTTGAACCCGATCAAACCACCTACGTCATCACCGGCGACATCGGCGCCATGTGGCTGCGCGACGCGAGCGCGCAAGTCCGGCCGTACCTCTATTTCGCCGAGGACGCTGCCGTCAAAAGCATGTTGCGCGGCGTCATCCTGAGAGCGGCGCGAAGCCTTGCGCTCGATCCTTATGCCAACGCGTTCAATCGAGACTATAAGGTCGCTGAAGAGAAGTACGAACTCGACTCGCTGCTGTATCCGATCTCGTTCGCGTGGATGTATTGGAAGAAGACGAACGATGCGACCATCTTCACGCCCGAGGTGAAAGCCGCGTACGAAAAAGCGATCGCCCTCATGCAGCTGGAGCGCGACCACAGCTTGTCGCGTTATCGCCACCGCGAGCTGCCCAACGGCGGGGCCGGCTCGACGACCGGATACACGGGTATGGTGTGGACCGGATTCCGCCCGAGCGACGACGCCGCGCAGTATGGCTACAATATTCCGGAGGAGATGTTCGCGGTCGTCGCGCTGGACGAACTGCACGAGATCGAGGACAAGGTCTGGCGCGACCCTGGGGAGAGCATGCAAGTCGCGTCGCTACGCGCCGGCATCATCGACGGGATCAACAAGTACGGCATCGTCTTCTCGCCGAAATACGGCTATATCTATGCGTACGAGGTCGACGGCCTCGGGCACAGCGTGCTCATGGACGACGCCAACGTGCCGAGTCTGCTGTCGATCCCTTATTTAGGCTACACGCCGATCAACGGACCGATCTACACGAACACGCGGCACTTCGTCTTGTCCGAAGACAACCCGTTCTATTTCTCCGGCAAACTGGCGCGCGGGGTCGGCAGCCCTCACACCCCGAAAGGCTATGTCTGGCCATTGGCTCTCGTCATGCAAGCGCTCACCTCGAGCGATCCGGCCGAACTCAAGGGCGTGCTCGCCGAACTGCTGGCCTCGGACACGGGCGAGCACCTGCTGCACGAGTCGTTCGATCCGAACGACCCGTCGAAATACACCCGCTCCAACTTCGGCTGGCCCTGCTCGCTGTTCTCCGAACTTGTCCTCGACCGGGTTATGGGGGAGACTCCGCTGCCCTCCCCGGCGAACTAA
- a CDS encoding adenylosuccinate synthase, whose amino-acid sequence MSVTLVIGVQWGDEGKGRIVDFLAASRPEIAARFGGGANAGHTVRVGDKTYKLRIVPSGVVAGARNCIIGPGAAVSPAQFVAELGALEGEGIDTSRVWLSDLAHLILPYHIELDRALEKRRGDSALGTTGNGIGPAYVDRVARKGVRAGDLRDPKALKVLIEARCSDAAELGVNVDPHSVWEEAIALSPRVLPHVRDTVAMIGEALHAGKSILVEGAQGSMLDVNLGTYPYVTSSVTVAGGAGAGLGFGPTSVENVIGVAKAYATRVGAGPFPTELTDAVGEHLRTKGREFGVVTGRPRRCGWLDLVALRYVAAVNGLTHLALTKLDVLDGMPEIAVCTEYANASEASLPFVIAAKPQPVLKMVRGWSEPTTAARAWDELPSPARAYVEMIEEAVGVPVAYVSVGPERSQIIVREHAPLRAVELKA is encoded by the coding sequence TTGTCCGTAACCCTTGTCATCGGCGTGCAATGGGGTGATGAAGGCAAAGGCCGCATCGTCGATTTCTTGGCCGCTTCCCGGCCGGAGATCGCGGCGCGCTTCGGGGGCGGCGCTAATGCCGGACACACCGTGAGGGTGGGCGACAAGACGTACAAATTGCGCATCGTGCCGAGCGGTGTGGTCGCGGGTGCGCGCAATTGCATCATCGGGCCGGGCGCAGCCGTTTCGCCGGCTCAATTCGTCGCTGAGCTGGGCGCGCTAGAAGGAGAGGGCATCGACACGTCGCGCGTGTGGCTATCCGACCTTGCGCATCTGATCCTGCCCTACCACATCGAACTCGACCGAGCGTTGGAAAAAAGGCGCGGCGACTCCGCGCTCGGGACGACCGGCAACGGCATCGGTCCGGCGTATGTGGATCGCGTCGCGCGCAAAGGCGTCCGTGCCGGCGATCTGCGCGACCCCAAGGCGCTGAAGGTACTTATCGAAGCTCGCTGCAGCGACGCCGCCGAGTTGGGCGTCAACGTCGATCCACACAGCGTGTGGGAAGAGGCGATCGCACTTTCGCCGCGCGTGCTTCCGCACGTGCGCGATACGGTGGCGATGATCGGCGAAGCCTTGCATGCCGGCAAGTCGATCCTGGTCGAGGGCGCGCAAGGCAGCATGCTCGACGTCAACCTCGGAACCTATCCATATGTGACGTCGTCGGTCACCGTCGCAGGCGGGGCCGGCGCGGGTCTTGGCTTCGGGCCGACGTCCGTCGAAAACGTGATCGGCGTAGCAAAGGCGTACGCGACGCGCGTCGGCGCCGGCCCGTTCCCGACGGAACTCACGGACGCGGTGGGCGAGCATCTGCGCACCAAAGGCCGGGAGTTCGGCGTGGTCACAGGCCGCCCGCGCCGTTGCGGCTGGCTCGATCTCGTCGCATTGCGCTACGTCGCTGCCGTCAACGGCCTGACCCACCTCGCGCTCACCAAGCTGGACGTGCTCGACGGCATGCCCGAGATCGCGGTGTGCACCGAATATGCGAATGCCTCCGAGGCTTCTCTGCCCTTTGTGATCGCGGCAAAGCCGCAACCCGTGCTCAAGATGGTGCGAGGCTGGTCCGAGCCGACGACGGCCGCGCGCGCCTGGGACGAACTGCCGTCGCCGGCGCGGGCGTACGTCGAAATGATCGAAGAGGCGGTCGGCGTGCCGGTGGCTTACGTGTCGGTCGGACCGGAGCGCTCGCAGATCATCGTCCGAGAGCACGCGCCGCTGCGCGCGGTCGAGCTAAAGGCGTGA
- the rlmD gene encoding 23S rRNA (uracil(1939)-C(5))-methyltransferase RlmD: MKTNGAGEPAPNDLVSESITLEDLLDNGQGVGRINGLVAFVTGGLPGERVRIAIDAKKRSYVSAHVVAIEAESPDRVASMCPVFPLCGGCQVLHLRYEAQLAWKRRLVADALTRLGGFHDPDVAPTVSALASHDQGYRNKVSLVPRFIKGAMRLGFYEARSHRVVPIEHCPVLLPRLDEAVRSLVAFANDAPQAFEGIRHVVARASATGPELVVSFNGVKANRALGELVDELRKRMPHVTGLVSNWEPVSDNVLFGERSATLWGTPSLQERIAGATLRFGVASFFQVHSAVLELIAQHVLTALSGAQRVVDLYCGVGTFGVILGKRGIASTGVEWFKPAVDEAVANAAANAVVNAAFETAGASVAVAGERGRSLFEGASAVIVDPPRKGCEAGVLAVIAQWRVPKVLYVSCNPATLARDARLLCEGGYRMLRATPYDMFPHTGHVEAVAEFDLM; encoded by the coding sequence TTGAAGACCAACGGCGCGGGTGAGCCGGCGCCGAACGACCTCGTCAGCGAATCAATAACCCTCGAAGATCTGCTCGATAACGGTCAAGGCGTCGGCCGCATCAACGGCCTCGTGGCATTTGTGACGGGCGGCCTGCCCGGCGAGCGCGTGCGCATCGCGATCGACGCGAAGAAGCGCAGCTACGTTAGCGCTCACGTGGTCGCCATCGAAGCGGAGTCCCCGGATCGCGTCGCGTCGATGTGTCCGGTTTTTCCGCTATGCGGCGGCTGCCAGGTGCTGCACCTCCGGTACGAAGCGCAGCTCGCATGGAAGCGGCGCCTCGTCGCGGATGCGCTGACGCGGCTTGGCGGATTTCATGACCCCGACGTGGCGCCGACGGTCAGCGCGCTCGCGTCGCACGACCAGGGTTACCGCAACAAGGTCAGTCTCGTGCCGCGCTTCATCAAGGGCGCGATGCGCCTGGGTTTCTACGAGGCTCGCTCGCACCGGGTGGTTCCCATCGAGCATTGTCCGGTGTTGTTGCCGCGACTTGATGAGGCGGTGCGCTCCCTAGTGGCGTTCGCAAACGACGCGCCGCAGGCGTTCGAGGGTATCCGCCATGTCGTCGCGCGCGCGAGCGCGACCGGCCCCGAGCTCGTCGTCTCGTTCAACGGCGTGAAGGCCAATCGCGCGCTTGGCGAACTCGTCGACGAACTGCGCAAGCGCATGCCGCACGTGACGGGCTTGGTCAGCAACTGGGAACCGGTGAGCGACAACGTGCTTTTCGGCGAGCGCTCGGCCACGCTGTGGGGCACGCCTTCATTGCAAGAACGCATCGCCGGCGCAACGCTGCGCTTCGGGGTCGCGTCGTTCTTCCAAGTGCACAGCGCCGTGCTCGAGCTGATAGCGCAGCACGTGTTGACCGCGCTGAGCGGCGCGCAGCGCGTCGTCGATCTGTATTGCGGAGTCGGCACCTTCGGCGTCATCCTCGGCAAACGCGGTATCGCCAGCACGGGAGTCGAATGGTTCAAACCGGCGGTTGACGAAGCGGTCGCAAACGCCGCCGCCAACGCCGTGGTGAATGCCGCTTTCGAGACGGCCGGTGCAAGCGTTGCAGTAGCCGGCGAGCGCGGACGCAGCCTGTTTGAAGGCGCAAGCGCAGTCATCGTCGATCCTCCGCGCAAGGGCTGCGAAGCCGGAGTGCTTGCGGTCATCGCGCAGTGGCGCGTCCCAAAGGTGCTCTACGTGTCGTGCAATCCAGCCACGCTGGCCCGCGATGCACGTCTGCTGTGTGAAGGCGGGTATCGCATGCTGCGGGCGACGCCGTACGACATGTTCCCGCACACCGGCCACGTGGAAGCGGTCGCCGAATTCGATCTAATGTAG
- the gatC gene encoding Asp-tRNA(Asn)/Glu-tRNA(Gln) amidotransferase subunit GatC translates to MPEVPIDIAHVSKLARLALTKAEAQTFSAQFGRLFDFIRELQALDVEHVPATAQVIPLHNVLRDDVVTPCLDHEAALQNAPETEGPYFKVPRILE, encoded by the coding sequence ATGCCTGAAGTTCCCATCGACATCGCCCATGTGTCCAAGCTCGCGCGCTTGGCTCTCACCAAAGCGGAAGCACAGACGTTTTCGGCGCAATTCGGGCGGCTTTTCGATTTCATCCGCGAGTTGCAGGCGCTCGACGTCGAACACGTGCCGGCGACCGCCCAAGTGATACCATTGCACAACGTGCTGCGCGACGACGTGGTCACGCCGTGCTTGGACCATGAGGCAGCGCTGCAAAACGCGCCGGAAACGGAAGGACCTTATTTCAAGGTCCCGCGGATCTTGGAGTGA
- the gatA gene encoding Asp-tRNA(Asn)/Glu-tRNA(Gln) amidotransferase subunit GatA: MRTGHEIRDAILKRESSAVEAAEAALRAIELLEPTLKAYITLTPERALAAARAIDARIAKGENPGLLAGVPVAVKDLFCTKDVRTTSGSKILENFIPPYSATVVERLEAAGAVIVGKTNMDEFAMGSSCENSAFFPTRNPWDPEGVPGGSSGGSASTVGSRAVPIALGTDTGGSIREPASFCNVVGVKPTYGRVSRYGIIAFASSLDQAGPLTLDVRDSADTLEVIAGHDPMDSTSVDVPVPHYAGMLRQDLRGVRVGIVDEFEESMQSDKAMSALFAAAYEDLKKLGAELVHVKLPHAKYGLATYYLIAPAECSSNLARYDGVRYGLRTEGDADVFTMFERTRAAGFGQEVKRRIVLGTYALSSGYYDAYYVRAQKVRTLMKQDFDEAFARCDVIACPAASCPAFELGAKSQDPVAMYLMDYFTIPMSLAGVPALSVPAGYVDDLPVGLQLVAPAFEEGRMLGVAHAYEQATRHASVRDPVLHAAAGGAR, from the coding sequence ATGAGAACCGGTCACGAGATCCGCGACGCGATCCTCAAGCGCGAGTCGAGCGCCGTTGAAGCCGCCGAAGCGGCGCTTCGCGCGATCGAGCTGCTCGAACCGACGCTCAAAGCGTACATCACGCTCACGCCGGAGCGCGCGCTCGCAGCCGCGCGAGCGATCGACGCGCGCATCGCCAAAGGCGAGAACCCCGGCTTACTTGCGGGCGTGCCGGTGGCGGTCAAAGATCTTTTCTGCACCAAGGACGTGCGCACCACGAGCGGCTCCAAGATCCTCGAGAACTTCATTCCGCCGTACTCGGCGACCGTGGTCGAGCGGCTCGAAGCCGCCGGCGCGGTCATCGTCGGCAAGACGAACATGGATGAGTTCGCCATGGGCTCGTCCTGCGAGAACTCAGCGTTCTTTCCGACACGCAACCCGTGGGATCCCGAAGGCGTGCCCGGCGGGTCGTCCGGGGGCAGCGCGAGCACGGTGGGATCGCGCGCGGTCCCGATCGCGCTTGGCACCGATACCGGCGGCTCCATCCGCGAGCCGGCGTCGTTCTGCAACGTGGTCGGCGTGAAACCGACCTATGGCCGCGTGTCGCGATACGGCATCATCGCGTTTGCGTCATCGCTCGATCAGGCGGGCCCCTTGACCCTCGACGTGCGCGACAGCGCCGATACGCTCGAGGTCATCGCCGGCCACGATCCGATGGACTCGACCAGCGTGGACGTTCCGGTGCCGCACTACGCCGGCATGCTGCGCCAGGATCTGCGCGGCGTCCGCGTCGGCATCGTCGACGAATTCGAGGAGAGCATGCAGTCCGACAAGGCGATGTCCGCGCTCTTCGCCGCTGCGTACGAAGATCTCAAGAAACTGGGCGCCGAGCTCGTCCACGTGAAGCTGCCGCACGCCAAATATGGGCTTGCGACGTACTATCTCATCGCGCCGGCTGAGTGCTCGTCCAACCTGGCGCGCTACGACGGCGTGCGCTACGGACTGCGCACGGAGGGCGACGCGGACGTCTTCACGATGTTCGAGCGGACCCGCGCCGCGGGGTTCGGCCAGGAGGTGAAGCGGCGCATCGTGCTCGGCACGTACGCGTTGAGCTCCGGTTACTACGACGCCTATTACGTGCGGGCGCAGAAGGTCCGCACGCTGATGAAACAAGATTTCGACGAAGCTTTTGCGCGCTGCGACGTGATCGCATGCCCGGCCGCTTCATGCCCTGCTTTCGAGCTGGGCGCCAAGTCCCAAGACCCGGTCGCGATGTACCTGATGGATTATTTCACCATCCCGATGAGTCTTGCCGGCGTGCCGGCGCTGTCGGTGCCCGCCGGTTACGTCGACGACTTGCCCGTCGGATTGCAACTCGTGGCGCCGGCGTTCGAAGAAGGCCGCATGCTCGGCGTGGCCCACGCGTACGAGCAGGCGACACGGCACGCGAGCGTGCGCGACCCGGTGCTGCACGCCGCCGCGGGTGGCGCGCGATGA
- the gatB gene encoding Asp-tRNA(Asn)/Glu-tRNA(Gln) amidotransferase subunit GatB has translation MTLEAVIGLEVHVELATESKMFCGCRNEFGAPPNSNVCPVCLGMPGSLPVINRRAVEFLCKTGLALECAVAPHSKFDRKNYFYPDMPKNYQISQYDMPLTTGGAVRLPSGKRVRLNRIHLEEDTGKNTHAGGNIARSAYTLVDFNRAGVPLMEIVTEPDIDSPEEAQAYLAELKAVLSYIGVSDVKMHEGSLRCDANVSVREAGTTELGTKTEIKNLNSFKMVGQALAYEIERMQKCLGAGERIVQETRGWDEASGATHSMRSKEYAHDYRYFPDPDLVPLTIEAAAIERWRGDLPELPAAKRERYVRAFGLTPYDAGVLTEDRFTAGFFEAVAAASGDPKQAANWMMGDVRRCLQKHDLTLERTPMKPEQLASLIGMLKSGAISGKAAKEVCDVMVADGRAPEDVVKERGLAQTSDSSAIAGFVDAAIAANADSVASYKAGKEKAFEFLVGQVMKQSRGKANVDMVRSLLKQRLG, from the coding sequence ATGACGTTGGAAGCGGTGATCGGGCTCGAAGTGCACGTGGAGCTGGCGACCGAGAGCAAGATGTTTTGCGGCTGCCGCAACGAGTTCGGCGCGCCGCCGAACAGCAACGTGTGCCCGGTGTGTCTGGGCATGCCCGGTTCGCTGCCGGTCATCAACCGGCGCGCGGTCGAGTTCCTGTGCAAGACCGGTCTCGCGCTCGAGTGCGCGGTGGCGCCGCATTCGAAGTTCGATCGCAAGAACTATTTCTATCCGGATATGCCTAAGAACTATCAGATATCCCAATACGACATGCCGCTGACCACCGGCGGCGCGGTGCGGCTTCCTTCCGGCAAACGCGTCCGGCTCAACCGCATCCATCTCGAGGAAGACACGGGCAAGAACACGCACGCCGGCGGAAACATCGCGCGCTCGGCGTATACGCTCGTGGATTTCAACCGTGCCGGCGTGCCGCTGATGGAGATCGTCACGGAACCTGACATCGATTCGCCGGAAGAGGCGCAAGCATACCTCGCTGAGCTCAAGGCGGTGCTGTCGTACATCGGCGTTTCGGACGTGAAGATGCATGAGGGCTCGCTGCGCTGCGACGCCAACGTCTCGGTGCGCGAGGCGGGCACGACCGAGCTCGGCACCAAGACCGAGATCAAGAACCTCAACTCGTTCAAGATGGTGGGGCAAGCGCTCGCCTACGAGATCGAACGCATGCAGAAGTGCCTTGGCGCGGGCGAACGCATCGTTCAGGAAACGCGGGGCTGGGACGAAGCCAGCGGCGCGACGCACTCGATGCGTTCCAAAGAGTACGCGCACGATTATCGCTATTTCCCCGACCCCGATCTCGTGCCGTTGACGATCGAGGCCGCGGCCATCGAACGCTGGCGCGGCGACCTTCCGGAGCTGCCCGCTGCCAAACGCGAGCGTTACGTTCGCGCCTTCGGCCTGACGCCGTATGACGCCGGCGTGCTGACCGAGGACCGCTTCACGGCTGGATTTTTCGAAGCGGTGGCCGCCGCGAGCGGCGACCCGAAGCAGGCCGCCAACTGGATGATGGGTGATGTGCGCCGCTGCTTGCAAAAGCACGACCTCACGCTGGAACGGACGCCGATGAAGCCCGAGCAGCTAGCCAGCCTGATCGGCATGCTGAAGAGCGGCGCGATCTCCGGCAAAGCGGCCAAAGAAGTATGCGACGTCATGGTCGCGGACGGGCGCGCTCCCGAAGACGTGGTCAAAGAGCGCGGCCTCGCGCAGACGTCCGACTCATCGGCCATCGCGGGCTTTGTGGATGCGGCGATCGCCGCGAACGCCGACTCGGTGGCGTCCTACAAAGCCGGCAAGGAGAAGGCTTTCGAGTTTCTCGTCGGCCAGGTGATGAAGCAAAGCCGCGGCAAGGCCAACGTGGACATGGTGCGCTCGCTGCTCAAGCAACGGCTCGGCTAG